A single Phragmites australis chromosome 4, lpPhrAust1.1, whole genome shotgun sequence DNA region contains:
- the LOC133916174 gene encoding probable arabinosyltransferase ARAD1 yields the protein MAASAAAFRSPLLWLFALAAVLFFASWYLLLDSAAAPPARHLHQGPRLGGGRRSGKKCDPAEALLRVFMYDLPPEFHFGLLDWKPAGGGAGGVWPDVRDGVPEYPGGLNLQHSIEYWLTLDLLASEQGAPTPCAAVRVRDAAAADVVFVPFFASLSFNRHSRVVPPARDSEDRALQRRLLRFLAARPEWRRSGGRDHVVLAHHPNGMFDARYKLWPCVFVLCDFGRYPLSVANLGKDVIAPYRHVVGNFANDTAGYDNRPTLLYFQGAIYRKDGGFIRQELYYLLKDERDVHFSFGSVAGNGIEQATQGMRASKFCLNIAGDTPSSNRLFDSIVSHCVPVIISNEIELPFEDVLDYSKFCIIVRGEDAIKKGFLMNLIKGISQEEWTRMWNRLKEVERHFEYQYPSQAGDAVQMIWKAIARKVPSIRLKINRLRRFSRFESNKTNETPPQSSWVQNQAP from the exons ATGGCCGCATCGGCCGCCGCCTTCAGGAGCCCGCTCCTGTGGCTCTTCGCCCTCGCCGCCGTGCTCTTCTTCGCCTCCTGGTACCTCCTCCTCgactccgccgccgcgccgccggcacGCCACCTGCACCAGGGGCCCCGcctcggcggcggccggcgctcCGGGAAGAAATGCGACCCGGCGGAGGCGCTGCTACGGGTGTTCATGTACGACCTGCCCCCCGAGTTCCACTTCGGCCTGCTCGACTGGAAGCCCGCGGGAGGGGGAGCCGGCGGCGTGTGGCCGGACGTCAGGGACGGCGTGCCGGAGTACCCCGGCGGCCTCAACCTGCAGCACAGCATCGAGTACTGGCTCACGCTCGACCTCCTGGCCTCCGAGCAGGGCGCGCCCACGCCCTGCGCCGCTGTGCGTGTGCGcgacgccgcggcggccgaCGTCGTCTTTGTGCCCTTCTTCGCCTCGCTCAGCTTCAATCGCCACTCCAGGGTCGTCCCGCCCGCGCGGGACAGCGAGGACCGCGCGCTGCAGCGGAGGCTCCTCCGGTTCCTCGCCGCGCGGCCCGAGTGGCGGAGGTCCGGCGGGAGGGACCACGTCGTGCTCGCGCACCACCCCAACGGGATGTTCGACGCGCGCTATAAGCTCTGGCCCTGCGTCTTCGTGCTCTGCGACTTCGGGAGGTACCCGCTCAGCGTCGCAAACCTCGGCAAAGACGTCATCGCGCCATACCGGCACGTCGTCGGCAACTTTGCCAATGACACCGCCGGCTACGACAACCGGCCAACGTTGCTCTACTTCCAAGGCGCCATCTACAGGAAAGAT GGTGGTTTCATCCGGCAGGAACTGTATTACCTTCTGAAAGACGAGAGAGACGTGCATTTCTCATTTGGAAGTGTGGCTGGTAATGGGATTGAGCAAGCAACACAGGGGATGCGAGCTTCCAAGTTCTGCCTCAACATTGCAGGCGACACGCCATCCTCCAACCGCCTCTTCGATTCCATAGTCAGCCACTGTGTTCCCGTCATCATCAGCAATGAGATTGAGCTCCCGTTTGAGGATGTCCTCGATTACTCTAAGTTCTGCATCATAGTGCGTGGTGAAGATGCAATCAAGAAGGGCTTTCTGATGAATTTGATCAAAGGGATAAGCCAAGAAGAGTGGACACGCATGTGGAACAGGCTTAAGGAAGTAGAAAGACACTTTGAATATCAGTACCCATCTCAGGCTGGTGATGCTGTCCAGATGATCTGGAAGGCCATAGCTCGAAAGGTACCCTCAATCCGGCTGAAGATCAACAGATTACGAAGATTTTCTCGGTTTGAATCTAACAAAACAAATGAGACTCCACCACAATCTTCTTGGGTACAGAATCAGGCCCCATGA